In the Hevea brasiliensis isolate MT/VB/25A 57/8 chromosome 8, ASM3005281v1, whole genome shotgun sequence genome, TaagcaagttttgacagatagcAACAGTCAATTAGTGGGTTTTATCCACAAGATTTAACTTTTCAACAGCTTCTAGAGAGCCAGCCTCTGTGCATTTTTTTAACAAGGCAGAAAGCAAAGTAATCCAATAATTAGTTGTTGGGGAATGCGGCTAGCCGGCTCCTTGCACAgataaaaattattatgattaattttaaagggtattttggatgatatttgtgTTGGTGAGGGTCAAATGGGATGAGAAAAATATCATGGGCATCTTGAAAGCAACCCGCCAGCATCTCTATGCAAGGAAACGTCCGTAAAAGTTACCAATGTGTAAATAGGAGCAAGTTTCCCTTAAAAACTTTAATTGCTAACGAATAATTTCGACTGCACCAAAGactttttgtttaattagtgatTTAGATAGGTGAACCAACACTAATCATATTACTAAATTTTATTAGGGAACCAAATTACCAAAATTAACTCCCTATAACTTTCTCACTCATTTGAAATCATTTTTGGACCCAGTAGGTGAACATGAATTGGGATTTGTTTTACTAACTCTGTGGTGTGGTGGGCATGGCAACTCATGTCTTTCGCTAATTGATTCAATGGCGTTCAAGCCACATATATATTTGTCCTTTGAATTTGAAGAATTTCTGAGTCATCATCCCTTTGTATCAAACCTTAAAAAGTTCAAATGGTTTTTGGCTTCCTTTCATACCCATGAAGACTATCCCCAGTTAGATGACTTGTAATGATAGTGACTCTCTACAAGAATATTTGGCCCCTCaaaataaatacaaatttaatcctCCTTTTTTAAAAGATAAAAGGTGCCTATGCATAAGCATGTATAACAACGTGTACAATCACTTTGAAGAAAAGTCATCGTGGCCATGGAATGTTACACCTAGCTTGGTCTGTGCTAATGGAGAATAATACGCTGGCAATGTGTATCAAGCCCCCTTTAATTACACATTTTCCATAGATATATGAAAAGTCACATGAGGCAATCAGGCTTTTTTTTCCACAAGGAGGCATAATATGTTCCTTTCCCATTCCAACCAACCAAAATAAAGCCTGGCAAATCCCCAATTTCACATGCTTAACAGTATTGTGTCTTTTTATCCTTTCCTCCTCACCTTCAAGCCTATTACCTAGCTGGAATTTCTTCTTTCCCCACCAGCAACAAATTACTTCATGAAAAGTGTCCTTTCCTTTAAATATGATGATGCATATGCGAAGACCAAACTGTTCTGCCAAGGCAAGAATGTGCTGTCTTATTACTTTTAAGGCCACCACCTCTCTGCTGTCCTTGTGCACTGCTTGACATTTGGAAATGAGAGTAcggattatatttatatatatacactttgctTTAGCACTTTTTTATCAGCCAATCACTACCAAAGAAAAAGCAATGCTGAGTGAAGCTAAAAAGCTTGTATTAAGAGTTGTAATGTGTACAGAGTAATTCATCTCTACCTTACCTCTTCCTCTAAAGCCCTACCGTTCTCCTAAACTTTTTACTGCATTTCCTACCTCTAACCTACAAATTTGATCAGTCTTTTTACACAAAAAGAAAATACTTCCAAGTTGCAGGCAGCCTCCAGCCATTGTAAAACCCCCTATCACCCATTTTCCATCAATTCTTCCAAACTGCAACCAACAAACAACACCACAATCGAGAACCCTCCCCTGTACAAAACATTTTTCCAAGCCTCATCAGGCTATTTTGCCAAAATTCAAGATATGGTTTTTCCTAAATCAACAACAAAATGCAGTACCTCTTCCATTTCCATGTCTAACGACAATCCAAGAACCTACTCTGCAATGCTCCAAAGCAAAATCCCACATCCTTCTATCTCAATGTCCTACGAATGTGCATCCTCAGAATCactccctgaagagcttcctgaATCTGAatctgcaattttttttttccaactcaTATTTAGCATATCTGACAGCAAAATTTCGCAACATTACCCTTCAAGATTTGATTAGAATGGATTTAAAATCATACCGCTGGATGAGGAAGATTCATCACTCGAACTACTAGAGCTGCTAGAACTGCTACTCGCATGCCCATTGTCCTTCTCTATCTCCACAGGAGGAAAATTGCTCATTGGCATCTCATCACCAATGTCCACATCCTCATCACCAGCATCCCCTTTCTTTGGCTTCTTTGCCTCAGCTCCAACATCCATCCTCTCATTTCCAAGTACCTCCTATATCAAATTAGAACATGCTATAAATACAAGTAACGCCCACATTATGAACAAGAATAACCGAAATCAAGAGAAGGTATACCTTATTGCCTTCGCTAGCAGCAGTAGCCATATTGTTGATACCCATTAATGCTTGACGTTTTATCTTACTAACCATCTTTTTATAATTAGTCACAAACCGATCAAGCTCCCATAGCGTCTCTGTGTCAACCGCTTCAATATCTAGCTCAATCTCATCTCCCTCCTGCCTCAAATGCCCATTTCTCTTCCTTATTATCTGCACCACTTGCTCCATCTTCTCTTGAGGCAAACTCTGCAACCCAATTCCCAATTTGTGCTTCTCCTCAAGAGACATCTCCCTCTTGTTAGGATCTTTGGCCTTGGGTTTTGGTAGCTTAACAGGCTTAACTGGAGGAGCTCGCATTGGGGAAGGAGTCCGCACAGGCAACTGTGATGTAGAATGAGGATTAGACCCACTTGGTTGCAATGATTTCCCAATTGGGTCAGATTTAggcataatttgcattatattttCCTGATCTTTCTTTACCCTATCAATGTCACCTCGATTAGGTACGTGATCCCAAGAACTAGCTTGCACTTCTTGAACCTGATCATGCTCATGCTCATGCTCATGCTCATGCTCATGCTCATGCACCTGATCCTGATCATCCTCAACAACTTTATCTCTAATGGGTCGGTACCATTCCTCAAACCTGGAGAGAAACTGCTCGGCAAGATTATACACATCGTGCCCTTTAGGATTGTACTTCATGGCATTGTTGAAGGTCAATCTCACATCAACAGCAAAATCCGTGGGCAAATCGTACAGATTCTTCCCCAATTTAGATTTGACGGTACCCAAATCCATAGGATTCTTGATTATATCATAATAATCATGAAGTTTCATACCCTCAACGTCCACCGGCACATTAAATACATATGCATGCTTGTGCTTCATCAATTTCGTCAAAATCTGGGCACATTTCTTCATCAATTGACCATGCTCCGGATGAACCGATCGCTTCATATCTTTGGCCCCAAATCCAAAATTTGTTGCTGGAAACGGCCGCTTGTTCCCCAATATTTTCTTGTTGCTGTTGCTTGTTGCGATTGGTTTCTTCTTGTGGAAATTGGAGCTAGATCTGACCTGGAACTCAGAGGAATCGATTCGATTCTTCAACTGCCGGATCTGTTCCAGCTCTGCAACCAATCGATTCTTCAGCTCCACCAGTTCCTTCTTCGAACACGACGCTATATTAAACGTCACATAACCACCGCTGTTGAAATCGCTCGCCGGCCTCCTGTTTATCGAGGACGCGTCGTCCGATGCAGCTGGTTGCATTAAGGCTGGTGGCCCATCGAAGTTGACGACAGGCAGAGCCGCTTGAAATTGTCGTTTTTTGGACAATTTGGGGGTAGGGTTAGAGAAAGGGACTTTGCCCATGAATTTAGCACCGCCTCTAGGCTGTGGCTGAGTCCAATTCGGTTCGTTACGATTCGCTAAGACTGCGGATGCCATGAATAGTCCGGTAGAAATCCGGCCGTTCTCCGGCGAGGGCTTCGCAATTCAGATGAACAAGAAATCATGAATCGGACAGAGCGTAGTCCCACGCGCAACCTCTTTTAAACCACGCGCCACTGAAATATTGACCCACGAAATcaaaaaatgaggaaaaaaaataaaaacgatTTGAGAGGTACACGCTaagggttagggtttggagatTTCACTGGTAAGAGCGAGGAAGATAGGGAGGCGAGGGTCGCTTCTTAAAGGCGATGAGATCTGCCCGGTGAAAGATCGGGCAAGATCTTAGCCGTTAAATTAATTTGATTTCTTCATCTGCAGCCCGTGAGGCTGACCGTGTGATCTGGCATGGACGGTTAGGATGTCGAGTTGGAAATACGTGGCGATTTGGTAACCGTTGGATGGAGGGAAAGAAGTGATGTTGGGGCTGGGGTTGGGGTTGTGATTTGGGACAAGAACGAATTTGGGTTGAATTTGTCGTGAATTTAGGGTTTCGTGGAGATGGGGTCCACGGCGTCGATGACGTGGACAAAAGCCAACTGGTTGGTCCGGCGTGAGCGGGAAGCTACGCGCATGTGATTGGTGATTGCGAAAGCGCGTGTAGAAGATGGAGGGTATTCTAGTAATTGCACTCCCAGATAGAACATGATTGGAGAGTGCTGAACAGAGGTGTCGAAATTACAAAATCACCCTTGCCCTCACAGATATGAATACCAAAATTTGCTTTTGTGATTGCGAGTGTACAAGGAGAAATTCTAAGGTACAGTCAGCCAGCCAACTCTGGCATAGTTTAAACCAATGGGATTATGGCACATAAGCAACGTCAGTAAAACTCTACTTTTCACGGTTCTCTAACCACGAGAATGGTGGGAAAAATTCCCGCCTGTAAACCTGAATTATTTTGAAtctgttttttaaattttttatttttgttgtgTTCCttttgacaattttttttttttaactttctcTTTTTAGAAATTAGTAATTGttttttatgattattttatttattcatttatttcacattaaattaaattttaattatttattttttataaacaattttaattatttattcaataaaataaaagctactttaattaaaaataaaattattatccaaattctcatttaagttggttctatatatatttattttttttttctccatttaTACAGTTTATTGCCCATTTCATaaagtgttaaaaaaaaaaatcatctccaactaaatttcaaatataattttaatgcaatttaaaaatgaattcaGCCATTGGGCAATAAAAATAGTAATGtttaagaaagaaaaataatttcttaaaaatatattttatgttatcaACTATATAAAGAaagaattattaattaattttaatttaattatattagagTCGTGTTAATAATTATGATATTTTAAACTTAATCTCAATTAAAGTaaatcatataaaataaaattttgtaaaacATTTTAAACGAGTAAgtgattatttaaaaaaatttaatgaaattatttttagcaaTTGAAATTGCATTACAGGCTTTACGTGTATTTTAGCTCACTCCTCTAAAttgactattattattattattattattattattattattattattagttttcTTCTGCAtgtagaaaataaattaaaaaaattaattaaatttcgaGAGACTATgtaatattttgatattttaaaatttaaatttatgattTTACAGATAAAATTTACCTAAAATTAGTTTTAGGTTACTGATTCAAtcagtataataataataataataataataataataataataataataataataataataataataaataaataaataaatttgaaagaaaaatcacaaattttacaGATTTTTTTTTTACCATATGGCCAATAAAAGCCAAATAATAAGGAGGAGCAACAGAGCAATTTCGCAGTAATCTATGAATTTTATGGCATTTAATGAAGTTAGAAAGATTGTCTCTTGTCATTAATTTACGAATATATCCTTATACTAAaagtataataataaaaatacattataatatatatacataatgAAAAATAGAATATTTTTTTgtattcttttatttaatttatttttacttttatttcataatttaaaaaaaccaaaaaaaaacttaatttttctttatagataggaaaataaaaataaaaataaaaataaaaataataataataatgatagaaACTAGGTTTATTTATAGTGTTGATTTTAATGAGACGGACGGCCAACTTAGTTGGCTATTTCAATTCAAGTTATTATTATTCATTTAAaagtgtataataataataataataataataataataataataataatttagaaCCGAATAGATGAGATGAAAATGGTCAAAATATTAATTAAGATGAGCAAATAAAAAAATCTATTTCATTTGTCCTTTCCTAACTCAGCCGATTTGTCCATTTTTATGCTTTTTGTTTTTTCAATTATTTCATTAGCTAATCAattatcattattttaatttttcaatttgatttgattattttattaaattaaataaaataatttaattaaaccaAATTTTTTAAAGaccatcttttttatttaattctatcaAAGTAGTAAGCTTATtctcaaaattaaaatgaataattAAATTGAGAAAAATTTCGATTCATTCTTATTTTAAATCGGTTTGATTCGAATAatcataataaattatttaatttttaattttaacaagAAGGAAAACACCTATAGCCATTGAGGTGCTATAATATCCTTAAATAGAACATTTTACAAGGCcaagattttatttaatatttatttaatattgagtttgaaaaattaaaattatttttataaataaaaatataattttatatattattaaaaaaaatataattttaatatttttataaataaaacttgacaaatttatgcaATAACAATGCCAAGGGGCGTTTTACATATTAACCAGGTTCAAAATTCCATGAATTGGTGAATTGTCCATTGGTAATGGGTTCTGGAAGCTTCTTAAGTTCAGCCCAAGTACTTCTCTAAATGGGCCTTTCTTCATTATTGCTTGCTATTTGGTGCttagaagttcttaaatcagaaaTCTTGCTGAAGATACATTTCTGGAAAATAgctatttgtttttatttttttatgtaaaataaaaaaaaaaactcatttacttgttaataataaaaaagtaattatataattcaaaataaaattaaaaaatattttataatttcataattaaaaataattattataaaatatatttacaaactcattttatttttaaatttttaatgtgtattatttatttattttataataatataattatttttttattactctaaataaatattttttaaaataattattcaattttaaccataaaaaattgtaatacaattttaattataaaaaagccattgtttttatttaaaaaataattaaaaatataaaaacgtttttcaaattttgaaaaattgctTTTTTATTTAGAAAACTAACATACATGGATAGaaactttattttttaattttttagaaaattattttattttgaaaaatctATTATAGTTTTTCATAAGTGAAcaagtcctaaaaaatatttttctcataattatttttataattctctataattgctataatttacaagtgaattgagaaatcaaTAATctcataatataaatatataaaaacttatttatatttaaaaaaatggaactcattatttaatattattaataatttttttacaaatataaACCACAAATATTTCAAATTTAACACATTTACATATAAAAATTTTGCTTTTATGAATttctaaattataaaaatttaaagtaattaaaaattaattttagaaataaaaaaaaaagaagcttttTTTGGCATGTTACGCAAAGAGATGTTGATTAGTCCATTATGAAAGGGCTACTTTTACTCCATTTTGTCAATAATTTATTCTCAATTATCCGATTTCATcccaaatttaattatttactcaaaaaattaaaacttttttattttatatattttaattaataatttatataaaattatttttattaataatttatattttaaaattttaataatttcataaaatatttaaattttatatataaaataaaacatacaaaaatttataaataatattataaataatatatattttatatttaattaagtatttatataacaGGTAATGGATACTCAATAAGTAAAATTAGAATCCGATCCGAATTCGTCATGGATGCTATTCTTCAAAACCGAACTCATACCAAACTCGATTATATAatacccaaatttatcttgctagAGTTTCAATCAGATTGAGTTGGAAAAACCCATCCTGTTGCAATCCCTGTATGCACAATTAATTCTTGAATATTCATGGATGTATACTTGCTATATTATTATGAatcttatatatattaataaataaaaaattattaatatgtacctaataatatatatatatatatatatatatatattattaggtacatattaataattttttatttaagagTATATACTAAGAGAATATGCATAGTTATTGATGTTGAGTATTTTTGGAATTAAGATTGAAGgtcttttttttaatattattttaaatattaaaaatattttaaaattattattttattatttaaaattttaatgattattttttttttaattttaataattaaactaAGCCAGGGTATTTCGATCTCCACTCCTTTCAAACTTAAATTGAAATCGAATTAGAATCGATAGTTTAACTTAGTGATTTATTTCCTTTTGAATGCCAAATCAAATTGTTTAAAAACTTTAATTAGAACTGCCATTAAACCATACTAAAATTAACCTTAATAAGAACTAATCAAAACTATCCAAGACCAATCCAAATTTGATTAGACTACATccctatatattttttttagtacAATAATGTAAGAGAAAGTACTCAAATCTAAATTTGCTAAgtgaataatatatttttaactatTAAATAAAGTCAtactatatatatacatatagatAGAGAGTTAACATgtgatattaaataattataaattattaaataattatcctATTAATACCATAATGAGTAGTTATTATTATAAGATAACTACAAtatattaacataaattaattatatatatttatatctatatatatagatagattttaattatttatattatgaaaTCTTCTTAAAAAGTTTGAgagataaaagtaataaaaataaaaattgaaataattaataaaaaaaattaaatattatattatttttatatattaaaattaaaataaaatatataaattaataggtATTTTCAAGAGTATAACACGTAGTATTCTCTTTTATAGTATTGTCACGTAACTAATATGTGATATTCTCTTTTATAGTATTACTATGTGGTATTATCTATTAtgtgtaaaataaattattaaatagttATCCTATTAATACTATAAcaaatagctattattataaggtattaacaatatattaatataaattaattacatatatttatatctatattatatatagataaattttaagtttgagaggtaagaataataaaaataaaatttgaaataattattaaaattttaaaatattatattatttttatatattaaaattaaaaaatgtatatttaaaattattaataatcacTTACTAAAGCACTAGCAGTTCTCAAGTTGATATATATTACAAATGATAAAATGTATTATAGAGCTAAGCTTATTGAAttccttgatttttttttttttttaccaatattcacttttttttttaaacaaaaaagCATATATGTACCATCATTTGCTTAAACCTTGGCTTTTGTTGACTTACTTCTTGAGGGtttgtttttttaattattatttaatctttacgttttaattaaattaattatttagtatttatattttaaaaaatatattatgttatctttatattttatttttttcaataattaagTCTATCTGTCAAGTTTTCTATTATTTCATGCATGTCAAACTATTATTTAATCCctatattttaattaaactaattagttaattctgtgttttgaaaaatatttctatttaatttttttattttagtaaaattaatttgtTAGTTATTGCATTTTGAAAAAGATATCCttagatgaaaatgaaaatttgtgtaaagactaaacatgaatttacattttttttaattgttcaaGTGTTTTCATTTAATTTCTCGAGATTTATTTTTGTGTTTTATCTATTggaaaataatttttctaaattattGTCTTGACTACTCGAAGATGTAGGGGAATTGGTTAATTTTTTTACGTGTATAGCTTGTACCAATTTCTATCAAAAgataaaaaataaagagaaaatgaaaaagaaaatggtAGCGGTGTAAAGGAGAAGAAATATGGGGAAGAGAAATAAGAAAGGACGAGAGAGAAGAGTGAGAGGGTCAAGACAGTTtaggtattaaaaaaataataagaggGGCTAAAGAGTTAATGGAACCAAATTATAAAgattaactaattagttttactaaaatagagaAATTAAATAGTATTTTAACTAGCATTAAACCTTTGACCAATAAAAAATTTGATGAGAGACTAAGGGCCTATTTGGCATTACTATTGAAACTGTTgttgagaaaatcacttttttaaatatactagttagagagtgttacaaaataattaaaaattaaatttgatcagttttagtcataagaacactaaaataacaaaacagtttttttcaaactgtttttcttaacagtatctaaaatgatgcttttattcagaaaagtagtttcaggttttgaaattcaatgccaaacagggtttaactagtttaacggaaataaaaatataaagactaaatagtatattttttaaaatataaaaataaaataattaattttattaaaatataaggactaaataataatttttcttttttaatcatcccaaattaaaaaaaaaaaaaaggaaaagcatATATAATGTAGGAGTTTTGCTTGCCAATTGACATGTACCCATGTTTTATTTTGATGGATAGCTGGCTCAAATAAAGCCATATAAAGGCCTCCTATTTTCATTTAGACTTGTTTAATTGAGCTAAATAGGTTAAGGAAGTACAACTTCATGAAAAAGCACGAAAAAAAATGTTTTGATTGATTTGCATCTGGGCAGTAGGGTATTCTATTTCTCTTATATAAGAGAAGTAACTTACCTAAGTGAGACTTGGTAAGttgcattttcttaattaaatataatgtaATTCATCgatttatctttttaatttattagctttaaattattttatggatAATATTATCTTTTTCAATTTAAAAGCATATTATTGTTTGAGAagttgtcacatcttacccctctgtaaggcataacatgatttcatagtatacttaatgaattaccgaacttcacctaccgataacccattaaatacactacaagagattttaaaacaattttatctcttttgaaggtggcgagcattttttgtaggaattaaaaacttttatttgaagttaaaccacatatcaaatttttaatcaatttaaagttttcacaaattttataaaaatttcggcagagtgtcatctataattgggaaaaaccagttctttaaacctgtgaaaacactcccaataatttcatttctcaaccccaaccgccaatatattctcaaatcaatacaattcaaccaaatttcaattcaaaatttacaattcaaattttttttcaaaataattcaacaaactcataaacattgcattaaattaaattcacatacacaagtcttaatttacaaaaggaaaatcaaaaataatattattacaaactttaatgtacaactgctcatctaactacttagatacatatgaacaaaagattatttacatcaagtcaaatttacaatggtataaataaatactcataCAAAAATCTTTAAACTGTACTCCCCTATttctatagcagctcactctgctgctatatcCTTTtccttatctgtgacagcaaaattaAGCTAtttctgagtaaattttactcagtggtgcacaata is a window encoding:
- the LOC110650433 gene encoding transcription factor GTE7; protein product: MASAVLANRNEPNWTQPQPRGGAKFMGKVPFSNPTPKLSKKRQFQAALPVVNFDGPPALMQPAASDDASSINRRPASDFNSGGYVTFNIASCSKKELVELKNRLVAELEQIRQLKNRIDSSEFQVRSSSNFHKKKPIATSNSNKKILGNKRPFPATNFGFGAKDMKRSVHPEHGQLMKKCAQILTKLMKHKHAYVFNVPVDVEGMKLHDYYDIIKNPMDLGTVKSKLGKNLYDLPTDFAVDVRLTFNNAMKYNPKGHDVYNLAEQFLSRFEEWYRPIRDKVVEDDQDQVHEHEHEHEHEHEHDQVQEVQASSWDHVPNRGDIDRVKKDQENIMQIMPKSDPIGKSLQPSGSNPHSTSQLPVRTPSPMRAPPVKPVKLPKPKAKDPNKREMSLEEKHKLGIGLQSLPQEKMEQVVQIIRKRNGHLRQEGDEIELDIEAVDTETLWELDRFVTNYKKMVSKIKRQALMGINNMATAASEGNKEVLGNERMDVGAEAKKPKKGDAGDEDVDIGDEMPMSNFPPVEIEKDNGHASSSSSSSSSSSDESSSSSDSDSGSSSGSDSEDAHS